AAGCGGACATATCTCATGTGCTCGCCCGAGCACTTCGCGGTCGAGTACGCGATCAACCCGTGGATGGACGTCACCACGCCCGTCGACGCCGCGCTCGCCGTCAAGCAGTGGGACCGCCTGCGGGAGGTCCTGGTCGGGCTCGGCCACACCGTGCACCTGCTGACCCCCCAGGCGGGCCTGCCGGACATGGTCTACGCCGCCAACGGCGCGTTCGTGGTCGACGGCATCGTCTACGGCGCGCGCTTCAAGCACGAGCAGCGGGCCGCCGAGGCCGCCGGACACCGGGCCTTCTACGAGGAGCAGGGCTGGCGGTTCGTCGCCCCGAACGAGACCAACGAGGGCGAGGGCGACTTCGCGTACGTGCCGGAGGCGCACGGCGGGCTGGTCCTCGCCGGGTACGGCTTCCGCACCGACCCGGCCGCCCACGCGGAGGCGCAGGAGGCGCTCGGCCGGCCGGTGATCTCGCTGCACCTGGTCGACCCGCGCTTCTACCACCTGGACGTGGCGCTCGCCGCGATCGACGACACCAACGTCGTCTACTTCCCCGGCGCGTTCTCGCACGCCAGCCAGCGGGTTCTGGCCCAGCTCTTCCCGGACGCGGTGATCGCGGACGACACCGACGCCCTCGCCTTCGGCCTCAACCTGGTCAGCGACGGTGCGAACGTGGTGCTCAACAGCGAGGCCACCCGGCTGGCCGAGAAGCTGAAGGCCGCCGGGTACACCCCGGTGCCGGTCGACCTGGCCGAGCTGAAGAAGGGCGGCGGCAGCGTGAAGTGCTGCATCGCCGAGCTGCGGCACTGATCTCCGTACCGGCGGCCCGGCGAACCACCCACCCGGTCCCCGCATCCGGCGGCCGGGGTCGGCGAACCAGCCCGCCCCGGCCGGACCGGTGCCGCCTCAGCCCAGCGTGGCCAGCTCGGTGACCAGCATGTTCGCCAGCACCTGGCCGTCGAGCTGCACCCGGCGCAGGTACCACTTCTGCTGGGGCGTACGGGGCTGGTTGAACTGCCAGGGCCCGCGCGGGCTGTCGATCTGACCGACCTTGCCGAGCGCCAGGTTGACCTGCTGCGAGTTGGCGTCCGGTCCGGCGAGCCGGATCGCCTTGTCCAGCACCTGCGCCGCGTCGTACGAGGCCATCGCGTACGTGGTCGGCGAGGCGTTGTGCTTCTTGCGGTACGCCGCCGCGAACCGCCGGTTCGCCGCGTTGTTCAGGTCCGCCGAGTAGTTCAGCGAGGTCATGATGTTCGCCGCCTCGGCCGACTTGATCTCGCTGAGCACCGAGCCCTCGGTGAGGAAGCCGGGGGCGTAGATCGGGCCCCGGTAGCCGGCGCCACGCAACTGCCGGATGAACTGCACCGCCGCC
The nucleotide sequence above comes from Micromonospora pallida. Encoded proteins:
- the ddaH gene encoding dimethylargininase, whose translation is MVIVNQQRVPRKRTYLMCSPEHFAVEYAINPWMDVTTPVDAALAVKQWDRLREVLVGLGHTVHLLTPQAGLPDMVYAANGAFVVDGIVYGARFKHEQRAAEAAGHRAFYEEQGWRFVAPNETNEGEGDFAYVPEAHGGLVLAGYGFRTDPAAHAEAQEALGRPVISLHLVDPRFYHLDVALAAIDDTNVVYFPGAFSHASQRVLAQLFPDAVIADDTDALAFGLNLVSDGANVVLNSEATRLAEKLKAAGYTPVPVDLAELKKGGGSVKCCIAELRH